Proteins from one Longimicrobium sp. genomic window:
- the rny gene encoding ribonuclease Y, with protein MEILLIVLGAVVGAAAGFFGGQSVIQSRLRASRATAEDEAARIRATAKQEAEQEADRLRTAEVLKGREEALRSREAWEREEAKRRDEMDRLERRLQERGEMLDRKLHQLEEKVEAQDRRAQALAQREKQVEVDAQSVHGRLAEVQHRLESLAGLSADEARRTLMHDLEEEARASAAQRIREIKEEARRDADREAKKIISLAIQRIAADHTAETTVSVVALPSDEMKGRIIGREGRNIRAFEQATGIDVIIDDTPEAVVLSGFDPIRRETARIALEKLVGDGRIHPGRIDDVVAKARLEVEKGMREAAEEIMYELGIHGVHPEIVKVLGRLKFRTSYGQNQLLHAKEVALLAGNMASEMGFDATMAKRMGLLHDVGKGMTHDHEGTHVELGYNLCKKYGEPPQVLNAIKAHHDEEPHLFPESFLVTAGDAISGSRPGARREMFETYVKRLEKLEEIATSFPGVERCFAIQAGRELRVMVTPEAVSDEEMTRLSEDTARRIEAELQYPGQIKVVVIRETRAIDFAR; from the coding sequence ATGGAAATTCTGCTGATCGTCCTTGGGGCGGTCGTGGGCGCCGCCGCCGGCTTTTTCGGCGGCCAGTCCGTGATCCAGTCGCGCCTGCGCGCATCCCGCGCCACCGCCGAAGACGAGGCCGCCCGCATTCGCGCCACCGCCAAGCAGGAGGCGGAGCAGGAGGCCGACCGCCTGCGCACGGCCGAGGTGCTCAAGGGGCGCGAAGAAGCGTTGCGCAGCCGCGAGGCGTGGGAGCGCGAAGAGGCCAAGCGCCGCGACGAGATGGACCGGCTGGAGCGCCGGCTGCAGGAGCGTGGCGAAATGCTGGACCGCAAGCTCCACCAGCTGGAGGAAAAGGTCGAGGCGCAGGACCGCCGCGCGCAGGCCCTGGCCCAGCGCGAAAAGCAGGTGGAGGTCGATGCGCAGTCGGTGCACGGCCGCCTGGCCGAGGTGCAGCACCGCCTGGAATCGCTCGCCGGCCTCTCGGCCGACGAGGCGCGCCGCACGCTGATGCACGACCTGGAAGAAGAGGCCCGGGCCAGCGCCGCGCAGCGCATCCGTGAGATCAAGGAAGAGGCCCGCCGCGACGCCGACCGCGAGGCCAAGAAGATCATCTCCCTCGCCATCCAGCGCATCGCCGCCGACCACACCGCCGAGACCACCGTCTCCGTCGTGGCGTTGCCGTCCGACGAGATGAAGGGGCGCATCATCGGCCGAGAGGGGCGCAACATCCGCGCGTTCGAGCAGGCCACGGGCATCGACGTCATCATCGACGACACGCCCGAGGCGGTGGTGCTTTCGGGCTTCGACCCCATCCGCCGCGAAACCGCCCGCATCGCCCTGGAAAAGCTGGTGGGCGACGGGCGCATCCACCCGGGCCGCATCGACGACGTCGTCGCCAAGGCGCGCCTGGAGGTGGAGAAGGGAATGCGCGAGGCGGCCGAAGAGATCATGTACGAGCTGGGGATCCACGGCGTGCACCCCGAGATCGTCAAGGTGCTGGGCCGCCTGAAGTTCCGCACCTCGTACGGGCAGAACCAGCTGCTGCACGCCAAGGAAGTGGCGCTCCTGGCCGGAAACATGGCCTCGGAGATGGGCTTCGACGCCACGATGGCCAAGCGGATGGGGCTGCTTCACGACGTGGGCAAGGGAATGACGCACGACCACGAGGGCACCCACGTGGAGCTGGGCTACAACCTGTGCAAGAAGTACGGCGAGCCGCCGCAGGTGCTGAACGCCATCAAGGCGCACCATGACGAGGAGCCGCACCTGTTTCCCGAGTCGTTCCTGGTCACCGCGGGCGACGCCATCAGCGGCTCGCGCCCGGGCGCCCGCCGCGAGATGTTCGAAACGTACGTCAAGCGGCTGGAAAAGCTGGAGGAGATCGCCACGTCGTTCCCCGGGGTGGAGCGCTGCTTCGCGATCCAGGCCGGCCGCGAGCTGCGGGTGATGGTGACGCCCGAGGCGGTCTCGGACGAGGAGATGACGCGCCTGAGCGAAGACACGGCGCGCCGCATCGAGGCGGAGCTGCAGTACCCGGGGCAGATCAAGGTGGTGGTGATCCGCGAGACGCGAGCGATCGACTTCGCGCGCTGA
- a CDS encoding MmcQ/YjbR family DNA-binding protein: MSTDPLSRLRAICLALPETTEPEAWGTPTFRVRKKIFAMFANNHHRDGRVAVWCPAPVGIQQLLVRSDPDTYFVPPYVGVKGWIGIVIEELGDGELREQIVQSYCMIAPKKLQALVDA; the protein is encoded by the coding sequence ATGAGCACCGATCCCCTGAGCCGCCTGCGCGCCATCTGCCTGGCGCTTCCCGAAACGACCGAGCCGGAGGCCTGGGGCACGCCCACCTTCCGCGTCCGCAAGAAGATCTTCGCGATGTTCGCGAACAACCATCATCGCGATGGGCGCGTGGCGGTGTGGTGCCCCGCGCCGGTCGGGATCCAGCAGCTCCTCGTCCGGTCCGATCCCGATACGTACTTCGTGCCGCCGTACGTGGGCGTGAAGGGATGGATCGGCATCGTGATCGAGGAGCTGGGCGACGGGGAATTGCGCGAGCAGATCGTCCAGTCCTACTGCATGATTGCCCCCAAGAAGCTCCAGGCCCTGGTCGACGCCTAG